From the genome of Sphingobacterium kitahiroshimense, one region includes:
- a CDS encoding DUF3050 domain-containing protein gives MEYINNVNAFIATERNQLLAHPLYYKIKTIEDLQVFMQGHIYAVWDFMSLLKALQQKLTCTTTPWYPSKFPNTRYLINEIVVAEESDEYIDGRRLSHFEMYLDALDTLRGDSSEVNNFLKDVYEGGDILKVIAESTLHPNIKEFLIFTFDVIANGTAHEIAAAFTFGREDLIPDMFSSILKEIQLNFPNSNLEKLLYYFERHIELDADEHGPLAMKMIMELCEADPVKWKQVEQVSKIALQKRIKLWDAIDQML, from the coding sequence ATGGAATACATCAATAATGTTAATGCCTTCATTGCTACCGAGCGAAATCAATTACTTGCACACCCACTTTATTATAAAATAAAAACTATTGAAGATCTTCAAGTGTTTATGCAAGGGCATATATATGCTGTGTGGGATTTTATGTCGTTATTGAAAGCATTACAGCAGAAATTAACCTGTACAACAACGCCATGGTATCCTTCAAAATTTCCGAATACCAGATATTTAATTAATGAAATTGTTGTTGCCGAGGAATCCGATGAATATATAGATGGTCGTAGATTGAGCCATTTTGAAATGTATCTGGATGCTTTAGATACACTGAGGGGGGACAGTAGTGAAGTTAATAATTTTCTAAAAGATGTTTATGAAGGTGGTGATATTTTAAAAGTTATTGCCGAAAGTACTTTGCACCCGAACATAAAAGAATTTTTAATATTTACTTTTGATGTTATTGCAAATGGAACAGCTCATGAAATCGCAGCTGCGTTTACTTTCGGAAGAGAAGATTTGATACCGGATATGTTTTCTTCTATTTTAAAAGAGATCCAGCTAAATTTTCCAAATTCAAATTTGGAAAAGCTGCTTTATTATTTTGAAAGACATATTGAATTAGATGCAGATGAACATGGTCCCCTGGCAATGAAGATGATTATGGAGCTTTGTGAGGCTGATCCTGTAAAGTGGAAGCAAGTGGAACAGGTTTCAAAAATTGCTCTACAAAAGCGGATTAAATTATGGGATGCTATTGACCAGATGCTGTAA
- a CDS encoding endonuclease: MFFQYLHELWKSLIRRKVRVFIHEQEYELSDDRSGNFSIITYNIAGLPQVISAAKTNRSTSIATIGMLCNDFDIVHIQEDFNYNTYLYQGGNSHPYRTISMGLAIFGDGLDSLSRYPITNFKRIEWQNRTGSDRLTPKGFSHCTVHLGLGVEVDFYNIHANSQDHPRAAKARRANYLQLATYINKFSVGKAIIVAGDFNSHFSFSEDNLVEFMDKTKLEDCWITLQRDHVIPIIDPLFLCVDIMDINNESESIDKVMFRSNDKLTLIPKVYEVEKEKFVDQYGEPLSDHWPISVVFDWKLNDEVEIDIFPK; the protein is encoded by the coding sequence ATGTTTTTTCAATATCTACATGAGTTATGGAAATCTTTGATACGAAGGAAAGTCCGTGTTTTTATACATGAACAAGAATATGAATTGTCCGATGATAGATCGGGCAATTTTTCTATTATAACTTATAATATTGCAGGTTTACCCCAAGTTATTTCTGCAGCCAAAACAAATCGATCTACTAGTATCGCGACTATAGGTATGCTATGTAATGACTTTGACATTGTGCATATTCAAGAAGATTTTAATTACAATACCTACTTATACCAAGGTGGTAATTCTCACCCTTACCGTACCATCAGTATGGGTTTAGCTATTTTTGGGGATGGCCTGGATAGTTTGTCCCGATATCCGATAACCAATTTTAAGCGAATTGAATGGCAGAATAGGACGGGATCAGATCGTTTAACACCAAAAGGCTTTAGTCATTGTACTGTGCATTTAGGCTTAGGTGTTGAGGTTGATTTTTATAATATTCATGCTAACTCTCAGGATCATCCGCGTGCAGCAAAGGCTAGACGGGCTAATTATCTGCAGTTGGCTACTTACATCAATAAGTTTTCGGTAGGAAAGGCAATCATAGTTGCCGGTGATTTTAATTCTCACTTCTCATTCTCTGAAGACAACTTGGTGGAGTTTATGGATAAGACAAAGCTGGAAGATTGCTGGATCACCTTGCAACGTGATCACGTGATTCCAATTATTGACCCCTTGTTTTTATGTGTTGATATTATGGATATTAATAATGAATCAGAATCGATCGATAAAGTCATGTTCAGAAGTAATGATAAGCTGACGTTAATTCCAAAAGTTTATGAAGTAGAGAAAGAAAAGTTTGTCGATCAGTATGGCGAACCTTTGTCCGACCATTGGCCTATTTCAGTTGTTTTCGACTGGAAATTGAATGATGAGGTAGAGATTGATATCTTTCCTAAGTAA